A stretch of the Opisthocomus hoazin isolate bOpiHoa1 chromosome 2, bOpiHoa1.hap1, whole genome shotgun sequence genome encodes the following:
- the WDR26 gene encoding WD repeat-containing protein 26: MQANGAGGGQQQQQQQQPPPQGPAGPELGCLGAQNGEASAGTAAGDQLAHANGLLPSANSGGGSPGGLSVNNGVPAAGGPGPGSAELGGGGGGGGSALKKKKRLSQSDEDVIRLIGQHLHGLGLNQTVDLLMQESGCRLEHPSATKFRNHVMEGEWDKAENDLNELKALVHSPHAIVRMKFLLLQQKYLEYLEDGKVLEALQVLRCELTPLKYNTERIHVLSGYLMCSHAEDLRAKAEWEGKGTASRSKLLDKLQTYLPPSVMLPPRRLQNLLRQAVELQRDRCLYHNTKLDSNLDSVSLLIDHVCSRKQFPCYTQQILTEHCNEVWFCKFSNDGTKLATGSKDTTVIIWQVDPDTHQLKLLKTLEGHAYGVSYIAWSPDDNYLVACGPDDCSELWLWNVQTGELRTKMSQSHEDSLTSVAWNPDGKRFVTGGQRGQFYQCDLDGNLLDSWEGVRVQCLWCLSDGKTVLASDTHQRIRGYNFEDLTDRNIVQEDHPIMSFTISKNGRLALLNVATQGVHLWDLQDRVLVRKYQGVTQGFYTIHSCFGGHNEDFIASGSEDHKVYIWHKRSELPIAELTGHTRTVNCVSWNPQIPSMMASASDDGTVRIWGPAPFVDSQDIEEECSSMDS; encoded by the exons ATGCAGGCCAACGGGGCAGGagggggccagcagcagcagcagcagcagcagccgccgccgcaggGGCCGGCGGGcccggagctgggctgcctgggCGCCCAGAACGGCGAGGCCTCGGCGGGCACGGCCGCCGGCGACCAGCTGGCCCACGCCAACGGGCTGCTGCCTTCGGCcaacagcggcggcggcagccccggcggcCTCAGCGTCAACAACGGGGTGCCCGCCGCCGGGGGCCCCGGCCCGGGCTCCGCGGAGCtggggggtggcggcggcggcgggggcagcgcccTGAAGAAGAAGAAGCGGCTCTCGCAGTCCGACGAGGACGTGATCCGGCTGATCGGGCAGCACCTCCACGGCCTGGGCCTCAA CCAGACTGTTGATCTTCTCATGCAAGAGTCAGGATGTCGTTTAGAACATCCTTCTGCTACCAAATTCCGCAATCATGTCATGGAAGGAGAATGGGATAAG GCTGAAAACGACCTGAATGAACTTAAGGCCTTAGTGCATTCTCCGCATGCAATTGTG AGGATGAAgtttttgctgctgcagcagaagtaCCTGGAATACCTGGAGGATGGCAAGGTCCTGGAGGCACTTCAAGTTCTGCGCTGTGAACTGACGCCTCTGAAATACAATACAGAACGCATTCATGTCCTTAGTGG gTATCTGATGTGTAGCCATGCAGAAGACTTGCGTGCAAAAGCAgagtgggaagggaaaggaaCAGCTTCCAGATCTAAACTTTTGGACAAACTCCAGA CATACCTACCCCCGTCAGTGATGCTTCCTCCAAGGCGTTTACAGAACCTGCTGCGTCAGGCTGTGGAACTACAACGAGACCGGTGCCTATATCATAATACCAAACTAGACAGTAATCTAGATTCTGTCTCGCTGCTAATAGATCATGTTTGTAGTAG GAAACAGTTCCCATGCTATACACAGCAGATACTAACGGAGCACTGTAATGAAGTATGGTTCTGTAAATTCTCCAATGATGGCACTAAACTAGCAACAGGATCTAAGGACACAACTGTTATTATATGGCAGGTTGATCCA GACACTCACCAGCTAAAACTACTTAAGACGTTAGAAGGTCATGCATATGGTGTCTCTTATATTGCTTGGAGTCCAGATGACAACTATCTTGTTGCCTGTGGCCCAGATGATTGTTCTGAGCTTTGGCTCTGGAATGTACAA ACTGGGGAGCTGAGGACAAAGATGAGCCAATCTCatgaagacagtttaacaagTGTGGCCTGGAATCCTGATGGGAAGCGTTTTGTAACGGGAGGTCAGCGTGGACAGTTCTATCAGTGT GATTTAGATGGTAATCTCCTTGACTCCTGGGAAGGGGTGAGAGTACAATGCCTTTGGTGCTTGAGTGACGGGAAAACTGTTCTAGCGTCGGACACACACCAGCGAATTCGGGGTTATAACTTTGAGGATCTTACAGACAGGAACAT AGTACAAGAAGATCACCCTATCATGTCGTTTACTATTTCAAAAAATGGCCGTTTAGCTTTGTTAAATGTAGCAACTCAG GGAGTTCACTTATGGGACTTACAAGACAGAGTTTTAGTGAGAAAGTATCAAGGTGTTACGCAAGGATTTTACACAATTCACTCGTGTTTTGGAGGTCATAATGAAGATTTCATCGCAAGTGGCAGCGAAG ATCACAAAGTATATATTTGGCACAAGCGTAGTGAGCTGCCAATTGCGGAGCTGACAGGGCACACGCGTACTGTTAATTGTGTGAGCTGGAACCCGCAGATTCCATCCATGATGGCCAGCGCCTCTGATGACGGCACTGTTAGAATATGGGGACCAGCGCCTTTTGTAGACAGCCAGGATATTGAAG AGGAATGCAGTAGCATGGATAGTTGA